A DNA window from Paenibacillus sp. HWE-109 contains the following coding sequences:
- a CDS encoding DUF2199 domain-containing protein, with product MNCPQCNNELSEVPLCYGIEAPYYFYTVPEEKRTELTRDFCVIDEQYFYIRGHIEIPIIDCNEKFIWSVWVSLSAENFLKSNELLHVQGRENEQPYFGWLSTELSIYPVTTLSLKTMVHTQEVGAVPLIELEQTDHPLAVEQREGITMERVKEIAHIINHSQ from the coding sequence ATGAATTGCCCTCAATGTAACAATGAATTAAGTGAAGTTCCTTTATGTTACGGAATTGAAGCTCCGTACTATTTTTACACGGTACCAGAAGAGAAAAGAACTGAGTTAACTAGAGATTTTTGTGTAATTGATGAACAATATTTCTATATAAGAGGACATATTGAAATACCGATAATTGATTGTAATGAGAAATTTATTTGGAGTGTTTGGGTTTCTCTTAGTGCAGAGAATTTTTTGAAATCCAATGAATTATTGCACGTACAAGGAAGGGAGAATGAGCAACCTTATTTTGGTTGGTTGTCGACGGAGCTGTCAATATATCCAGTAACTACACTGTCGTTGAAAACAATGGTACATACACAAGAAGTTGGCGCTGTTCCGTTAATAGAACTAGAACAGACTGATCATCCACTTGCAGTTGAACAAAGAGAAGGAATTACAATGGAGAGAGTAAAAGAAATTGCTCATATAATAAATCATAGTCAGTAA